Proteins co-encoded in one Klebsiella michiganensis genomic window:
- a CDS encoding ornithine decarboxylase: MKSLKIAASHDVAALLSTHREVVTLDETDFTDVAAVAISVADSRSGILALLKRTGFNLPVFIFSEAAVDGLPAVTGVITGKAQDYLELETAASDYEEALLPPFFNTLTKYVAMDNSTFACPGHQHGKFFKKHPAGRQFYDFFGENVFRADMCNADVKLGDLLIHEGSAKHAQKFAAKVFHADKTYFVLNGTSAANKVVTNALLTRGDLVLFDRNNHKSNHHGALIQAGATPVYLEASRNPFGFIGGIDAHCFDEKYLRELIAEVAPERAQEARPFRLAVIQLGTYDGTIYNARQVVDNIGHLCDYILFDSAWVGYEQFIPMMADCSPLLLELNENDPGIFVTQSVHKQQAGFSQTSQIHKKDNHLRGQARFCPHKRLNNAFMLHASTSPFYPLFAALDVNAKIHEGESGRRLWAECVALGIEARKAIIANCKMIKPFIPPEVAGRPWQDHPTEKIAQERRFFSFEPGERWHGFEGYAKDEYFVDPCKLLLTTPGIDPQTGSYTEFGVPAAILANYLRENGIVPEKSDLNSILFLLTPAESHEKLAQLVAMLAQFEQHIEDDTPLADVLPTIYQKYPVRYKGYTLRQLCQEMHDLYVSFEVKELQKAMFRKESLPAVVMNPQDANIEFIRGNVELVRLSESEGRIAAEGALPYPPGVLCVVPGEVWGGAALRYFLALEEGVNMLPGFSPELQGVYSETDSDGIKRLYGYMLK; this comes from the coding sequence ATGAAATCACTGAAAATTGCCGCCAGCCACGACGTGGCTGCATTACTCTCCACGCATCGCGAAGTGGTCACGCTCGACGAGACCGACTTCACCGATGTGGCGGCAGTTGCCATCTCCGTTGCGGACAGCCGCAGCGGCATTCTGGCCTTGCTAAAACGCACGGGTTTTAATTTACCGGTATTTATTTTCAGTGAGGCCGCCGTTGACGGTTTGCCTGCGGTAACCGGCGTGATAACCGGAAAAGCCCAGGATTATCTGGAACTGGAAACCGCGGCCAGCGACTACGAAGAAGCGCTGTTGCCGCCGTTTTTCAACACGCTGACGAAGTACGTGGCGATGGACAACAGCACTTTTGCCTGTCCGGGTCACCAGCACGGCAAATTCTTCAAAAAACACCCGGCGGGCCGGCAGTTTTATGATTTCTTTGGCGAGAATGTGTTTCGTGCCGATATGTGCAACGCGGACGTCAAACTGGGGGATTTGCTTATCCACGAGGGCTCGGCCAAGCATGCCCAGAAGTTTGCCGCCAAAGTTTTCCACGCCGACAAAACCTACTTCGTGCTGAACGGTACCTCTGCGGCGAACAAAGTAGTGACCAATGCGCTGCTGACGCGTGGTGACCTGGTCCTGTTTGACCGCAACAACCATAAATCAAACCATCACGGGGCGCTCATCCAGGCCGGTGCGACGCCGGTTTATCTGGAAGCTTCACGTAATCCATTTGGTTTTATTGGCGGCATTGACGCGCACTGTTTTGATGAGAAATATCTTCGGGAGCTGATTGCGGAAGTGGCGCCTGAACGTGCTCAGGAGGCCAGGCCGTTCCGCCTGGCGGTTATCCAGCTCGGAACCTATGACGGCACCATTTATAACGCCCGTCAGGTGGTGGATAACATCGGGCATCTTTGTGATTACATCCTTTTTGATTCGGCGTGGGTCGGCTACGAGCAGTTTATTCCGATGATGGCTGATTGTTCACCACTGCTTCTGGAACTGAACGAAAACGATCCGGGGATCTTTGTTACCCAGTCGGTTCACAAGCAGCAGGCCGGATTCTCCCAGACTTCGCAGATCCATAAAAAAGACAATCACCTTCGCGGGCAGGCTCGCTTCTGCCCGCACAAGCGGCTGAACAATGCTTTTATGCTGCATGCCTCAACCAGCCCCTTCTACCCGCTGTTTGCCGCGCTGGATGTGAACGCCAAGATCCATGAAGGCGAAAGTGGTCGCCGCCTGTGGGCGGAATGCGTGGCGCTGGGCATTGAGGCGCGTAAGGCGATTATCGCTAACTGTAAGATGATTAAACCGTTTATTCCACCCGAAGTGGCTGGGCGCCCGTGGCAGGATCACCCCACGGAGAAGATCGCTCAGGAGCGCCGTTTCTTCAGCTTTGAGCCGGGTGAGCGCTGGCACGGCTTTGAGGGCTATGCGAAGGACGAATATTTTGTCGATCCCTGCAAGCTGCTGCTCACCACGCCGGGCATCGATCCGCAAACCGGCAGCTATACCGAGTTCGGCGTGCCTGCGGCGATCCTCGCTAATTATCTGCGTGAAAACGGGATTGTGCCTGAGAAATCGGATCTTAACTCGATCCTGTTCCTGCTCACCCCGGCGGAAAGCCACGAGAAGCTGGCTCAGCTGGTCGCCATGCTGGCACAGTTTGAGCAGCATATTGAGGACGACACGCCGCTGGCGGACGTGCTGCCAACGATTTATCAGAAATACCCGGTGCGCTATAAAGGCTACACGCTGCGCCAGCTTTGCCAGGAGATGCACGACCTGTACGTGAGCTTCGAGGTGAAAGAGTTGCAGAAAGCGATGTTCCGCAAGGAGAGCCTGCCTGCCGTGGTGATGAACCCGCAGGACGCCAACATCGAGTTTATTCGCGGCAACGTGGAGCTGGTGCGCCTGAGTGAATCCGAGGGACGCATCGCGGCGGAAGGCGCATTGCCTTATCCTCCGGGCGTGCTTTGCGTGGTACCGGGTGAAGTTTGGGGCGGGGCGGCGCTGCGCTACTTCCTGGCGCTGGAAGAGGGCGTGAATATGCTACCGGGTTTCTCTCCTGAGCTGCAGGGCGTGTACAGCGAGACGGATTCGGACGGCATTAAGCGGCTGTATGGCTATATGTTGAAGTAA